tcttggtggatctgtgtaatctgagggaaatatgtctctctaatatggtcatacgttggacaggaggttaggaagtgcagctcagtttccacctcattttgtgggcagtgtgcacatagcctgtcttctcttgagagccaggtctgtctacggcggcctttctcaatagcaaggctatgctcactaagtctgtacatagtcaaagctttctttaagtttgggtcagtcacagtggacaggtattctgccactgtgtactccctgtttagggccaaatagcattctagtttgctctgtttttttgttaattctttccaatgtgtcaagtaattatctttttgttttctcatgatttggttgggtctaattgtgctgttgccctggggctctgtgggggtgtgtttgtgtttgtgaacagagccccaggaccagcttgcttaggggactcttctccaggttcatctctctgtaggtgatggctttgttatggaaggtttgggaatcgcttccttttaggtggttgtagaatttaacggttcttttctggattttgataattagtgggtatcggcctaattctgctctgcatgcattatttggtgttttacgtggtacacggaggatattttggatagtttgtcccattttgtgaagtcttggttggtgagcggaccccagacctcacaaccgtaaagggcaatgggctctatgactgattcaagtatttttagccagatcctaattggtatgttgaaatttatgttccttttgatggcatagaatgcccttcttgccttgtctctcagatcgttcacagttttgtggaagttacctgtggcgctgatgtttaggccaaggtatgtatagttttttgtgtgctctagggcaacagtgtctagatggaatttgtatttgtggtcctggcgactggaccttttttggaacaccattattttggtcttactgagatttactgtcagtgcccaggtctggcagaatctttgcagaatatctaggtgctgctgtaggccctccttggttggtgacagaagcaccagatcatcagcaaacagtagacatttgacttcggattctagtagggtgaggccgggtgctgcagacttttctagtgcccgcgccaattcgttgatatatatgttgaagagggtggggcttaagctgcatccctgtctcaccccacgaccctgtgtgaagaaatgtgtgtgttttttgccaattttaaccgcacacttgttgtttgtgtacatggattttatcttctctccccctctctctcgctccttctctctctgcctctccctctgaaTGTAACGAtaagaggaaaggaggaaggagTAAATCTTTCTGACTGAATAAAAgggcacccctctctctctctctctctctctctagtcaattcaattcaaggggctttattgacatgggaaacatatgttaacattgccaaagtaagtgaggtagataatatacaaaagtgaaataaacagtaaatatgaacagtaaacattacactcacagaagtttcaaaggaataaagacattacaaatgtcatattatgtatatatatatatatatatatatatatatatatacagtgttgtaacaatgtacaaatggttaaagtacaaaagggaaaataaataagcataaatatgggttgtatctCACGGTCTCTCACACCTTCTCATGCCTGATCACAAATCACACAGGATCTTTTATAGAAGATAACGATCGTTTAgagatggattggaccaaggcgcatctttctttattttgatgaacaccaaaacatatatatatattaacaaaCGCAACGTTCTGCAGCCTACACAGCAActatacaaaatcaagatcccacaacagaaggtgggaaaaagggctgcctaagtatgatccccaatcagagacaacgatagacagctgcctctgattgggaactatactcggtcaacaaagaaatataaaaactagaatgcccagcCAAATCACACcctaaggtcagggcgtggcactaaggtcagggcgtgacactaaggtcagggcgtgacactaaggtcagggcgtgacactaaggtcagggcgtgacaataacaTAAGTTACCTTTTCTTGCTGAAACACTTTGACACACTTGGATTAGAATAGTAGCAGCTTTTTAAAAACAACAACTTGCTGGCGTTGCAGACAGACATCACAAAGTGtaaacaaagaagaaaaaaataaatacatgtgtatAGTTCATACTGTCATTTTTTGCCTTCTTTTTGTTTTTGAGAAACGTATTGCCTCTACTCCCTGCAGTTCCTCTTCAGCACTAGACTGGCACTTTGTGTTGAAGTGgtgttctgtgtgttgttgtgttgtctttTCTAGTTAGCTTCGCCATGTTCCCCCAATCAGCCAATTTACAACACAGCCATCCATCCGTGACCCAAGCTGAAAatccacatccctctctctccccccctgccctcccccccccccccccccccccgcctagGCAATTCCAATGAGATCCAATTCCTTCTTAGAAAGGAAATACAACATTTATCAGAATAGGGAATTATAGGGCTTCTGTTTTCTCTATTTACAAAAGGATAAAGACTTATACCACTTTGTCTCAGTCTTTTCTGAAGGATAGTATTATTAGATAGTATTTGCCTTGATCTCTGTTCTTTTATTTCTTCTGGCAATGCTTTTATTCTACGTAAGCTCTGGTATTTCCAACTAACACCCCGTAGTTGTCCATTTTTTTCTACGTGAGCTCTGGTATTTCCAACTAACACCCCGTAGTTGTTCATTTTATTCTATGTGAGCTCTGGTATTTCCAACTAACACCCCGTAGTTGTTCATTTTATTCTACGTGAGCTCTGGTATTTCCAACTAACACCCCGTAGTTGTTCATTTTATTCTATGTAAGCTCTGTTATTTCCAACTAACACCCCATAGTTGTTCATTTTATTCTATGTAAGCTCTGGTATTTCCAACTAACACCCCATAGTTGTTCATTTTATTATATGTACGCTCTGGTATTTCCAACTAACACCCCATAGTTGTTCATTTTATTATATGTAAGCTCTGGTATTTCCAACTAACACCCCATAGTTGTTCATTTTTGTGAACAGATTCCGTGTTGCTTTCTAAAAGATAAACCTGAAGTTTCACCTCGGGCAAACAGCAGTAGACGAAACTTAGGAGAAAGACAAAAATGGAAAACCTTCATTTTCTCAGCGTACAACTGTGaggagagaggcatggagggagggagagaggcatggagggagggagagaggcatggagggagggagagaggcatggagggaggcatggagagggaggaggcatggagagaggcatggagggagggagagaggcatggagggaggcatggaggcatggagggagggagagaggcatggagggaggcatggagggagggagggagggagagaggcatggagggagggagagaggcatggagggagggagagaggcatggagggagggagagaggcatggagagagggagagaggcatggagggagggagagaggcatggagggagggagagaggcatggagggagggagagaggcatggagggagtgagagaggcatggagagagggagagaggcatggagggagggagagaggcatggagggagggagagaggcatggagggagggagagaggcatggagggagggagagaggcgtggagggagggagagaggcgtggagggagggagagaggcatggagggagggagagaggcatggagggagggagagaggcatggagggagggagagagggagagaggcatggagggagggagagaagcatggagggagggagagaggcatggagggagggagagagagaggcatggagggagggagagaggcatggagggagggagagaggcatggagggagggagagaggcatggagggagggagagagggagggagagaggcatggagggagggagagaggcgtggagggagggagagaggcgtggagggaggagagaggcatggagggagggagagaggcatggagggagggagagaggcatggagggagggagagggagggagagaggcatggagggagggagagagacatggagagggagagagagagggcgggagagagggagagagggagagagacatggagagagggaggcatggagagagagacattgagagagggagggagggagagaggcatggagagagggagggagagggcgggagagagggagggagagagacatggagagagggagagaggcatggagagagggagggggagagggaggaaggaagggagggagggagggagagaggcatagagagagggagggagagagagagacatggagagagggagagagggaccagTAACATTCTGACTATGTGTAActttcaggagagagagaaggagagagggagagagagagagagagagagggagtgagggagagagggagagagagagacatggagagagggaccAGTAATATTCTGACTATGTATAACtttcaggagagagggagagaccccaataactaccgtgggatatgcgttaacagtaaccttgggaaaatcctctgcattatcattaacagcagactcgtacatttcctcaatgaaaacaatgtactgagcaaatgtcaaatgggctttttaccaaattaccgtacaacagaccatgtattcaccctgcaaaacctaattgacaaccaaacaaaccaaaacaaaggcaaagtcttctcatgctttgttgatttcaaaaaagccttagactcaatttggcatgagggtctgctatacaaattgatggaaagtggtgttgggggtaaaacatacaacattataaaatccatgtacacaaacaacaagtgtgcagttaaaattgtaaaaaaaacacacaaattccTTCCCACAGGGGcgaggggtgagacagggatgcagcttaagctccaccctcttcaacatatatatcaacgaattggcgcgggcactagaaaggtCTGCAgaacccggcctcaccctactagaatctgaagtcaaatgtctactatttactgatgatctggtgcttctgtcaccaaccaaggagagtctacagcagcacctagatattctgccagacctgggccctgacagtaaatctcagtaagaccaaaaataatggtgttccaaaaaaggtccagtcgccaggaccacaaatgcaAATTCCAtttagacaccgttgccctagagcacacaaaaaactatacataccttggcctaaacatcagctccacaggtaacttccacaaagctgtgaacgagctgagagacaaggcaagaagggcattctatgccatcaaaataaacataaaattcaacataccaattaggatctggctaaaaatacttgaatcagtcatagagtcCATTGccttttatggttgtgaggtctggggtccgcttaccaaccaagatttcacaaaatgggacaaacaccaaattgagactctgcatacagaattctgcaaaaatatcctccgtgtaccacgtagaacaccaaataatgcatgtagagcagaattaggccgggAAACATGTGTTTcaaaatacctgaccactgtgactgatccaaacttaaggaaagctttgactatgtacagactccgtgagcatagctttgctattgagaaaggccgccgtagacagacatggctctcaagagaagacaggctatgtgctcactgcccacaaaatgaggtggaaactgagctgcacttcctaacctcgtgcccaatgtatgaccatattagagagacatatttccctcagattacacagatgaacaaagaatttgaaaataaactcccatatctactgggtgaaattccacagtgtgacatcacagcagcaagatgtgtgacctgttgccacaagaaaagggcaaccagtgaagaataaacaccattgtaaatacaacccatatttatgcttatttattttcccttgtgtactttaaccatttgtacattgtttaaacactgtatatatataatatgacatttgtaatgtctttgttgttttgaaacttctgtatgtgtaatgtttactgttaatttttattgtttatttcacttttgtagattatctacctcacttgctttggcaatgttaacacatgtttcacatgccaataaagccccttgaattgaattgggagagagggaggcatggagagagggagagagagaggcatggagagagggagagaggcatagagagagggagggaccagTAACATTATGACTATGTAACTTTCAGgggagaggcatggagagagagagagagagagagagagagagagagagagagagagagagagagagagagagagagagagagagagagagagagagagagagagagagagagagagagagagagagagagagagattgtaatTGTAATTGAAGAAttcatagaatctaaccacttctgggaaatttggacactaaacaaacaacaacacaaagagttccaaaacagagatgtataggtaaaccacttctccaatctttttggctctataacaaagaacaaacagcaaagacatatacatgatcaaatactaatcttagaatcaactattaaagattaccagaacccactggattctccaattacatcgAATGAACTACCTGACAAATTacatacaaaccctccaacccaaaaagtcCTGTGGTCTTGATGGAATCCTAGTTAAAGTAcaaaggggaaaataaataagcataaatgtgggttgtatttacaatggtgtttattcttcactggttgcccttttcttgtggcaacaggtcacacatcttgctgctgtgatgtcactgtggtatttcaccctgtagatatgggagttgatcaaaattgtgtttgttttcgaattcttggtggatctgtgtaatctgagggaaatatgtctctctaatatggtcatacattgggcaggaggttaggaagtgcagctcagtttccacctcattttgtgggcagtgagcacatagcctgtcttctcttgagagccagccTACGACAGCCtgtctcaatagcaaggctatgctcactgagtctgtacatagtcaaagctttccttaagtttgggtcagtcacagtggtccgtattgctctgttcaagtagagtgtgattttgcTCTGGTCTGATagaggtgtcagtgggctgactgtgaacgctctgagagactgggttgaggtcagaggtcataaaGTAATCTACaatactactgccaagagatgagctataggtgtacctaccataggagtcccctcgaaccCTACCAttaactatgtacatacccagcgtgtgaCAGCGCTTCcggagttgtgacctgttttgtTGGTTAAGTTGTCCTAGTTGTGTCTAGGGGTCagatgggggagggaatgctgtcaccaccaggcagatgtttgtccccctgtgtgctgagggtgtcaggttcttgtccaggtctattatttaggtcgccacagactagtacatgcctctgggcctggaaatgattgatttccccctccaggatggagaagctgtcttcattaaagtatggggattctagtggggggatataggtagcagacaggaggacatttttctctgttgagatcatttccttttgaatttctagccagatgtaaaatgttcctgttttgactaatttaatagagtgggttaggtctgctctatatcaaattagcatactgagtctcttccctgtttcacacctggtggtttggtggatgggactaccagctctctgtaacctggaGGACAACCAGTAGGttcgtctcctctataccaggtttcttacaggatgacaatgtctgtattaccgatttctttggtgaagtccaggttcctgctctttagacAAATGACAGATGACCTCAGGCTTTGGATATttcaggatgagatagtgaaggctttgtgttccataaagagTCCAATGTTGTCGGTCGTGTGGTTTGGCTCGTGTAAGAgtggggttgggcctgttttcatctctctccctctatttcgcTGATATTTTGGAAAGGACACTCAGTCAGGGATACCGCCGCATCAGCTCCCTCTGCACCAGCTCCCCCTTTATCAGCTCCCCCTGCATCAGCTCCCCCTTTATCAGCTCCCCTTTATCAGCTCCCCCTTTATCAGCTCCCCCTGCATCAGCTCCCCCTTTATCAGCTCCCCCTTTATCAGCTCCCCCTGCATCAGCTCCCCCTTTATCAGCTCCCCCTGCATCAGCTCCCCCTTTATCAGCTCCCCCTTTATCAGCTCCCCCTGCATCAGCTCCCCCTTTATCAGCTCCCCCTGCATCAGCTCCCCCTGCACCAGCTCCCCCTTTATCAGCTCCCCCTGCTGTGTATGAGTTCTCTCAAACTACTGGTATCCTTCTTCACAGATCCTGTTGTTGATGTTGCTCATGCAAATATAATCTTGACCAAAtacaaaaggtgtgtgtgtgtgtgtgtgtgtgtgtgtgtgtgtgtgtgtgtgtgtgtgtgtgtgtgtgtgtgtgtgtgtgtgtgtgtgtgtgtgtgtgagagagagagaaatcaggtAAACACCCAGAGCCTGCTGTGTccatcaatgtaaatagtctgcgAGAACACAGAGACCACTGTTTTATAGAACACAGATACCACTGTTTTATAGATCACAGAGACTGTTTTATAGATCACAGAGACTACTGTTTTATAGATCACAGAGACCACTGTTTTATAGAACACAGATACCACTGTTTTATAGAACACAGATACCACTGTTTTATAGAACACAGATACCACTGTTTTATAGAACACAGAGACTCTTTTATAGAACACAGAGACTACTGTTTTATAGAACACAGAGACCACTGTTTTATAGAACACAGAGACTCTTTTATAGAACACAGAGACTCTTTTATAGAACACAGATTCCACTGacaaatgttatttgatttattcTAATTTGTGAATAAATGTGAACTACTGATTAACATCTATTTGTTTGTCTTTGTTTGCATCTAATGgtcattattctctctctctctctctgactctctctctctctctgactctctctctctatatatatatatatatatatatatatatatatctttatttcttcctttcctctctctctcagttacatCTATGATCCGACCACTCAGGTGGACGTCCACGGCAGGAAGAGGGACCCGGCTGAGAGCTCCCTCTACCAGTCCCACCACCTACCAGGAGACAGCGGGAACCAGTTCAACATCAAGCAGAACCAGGGTTTCCACAACCTGGGCTTCAGCAACAAGTACACCGAAAGAGGAGGTGGCGGAAGCCTCAAGCTGGAGATCGACAACAACCACATCAACAAGCTCCACGCCGTGCCCACCAACCCAGAGAGGGAGTTGGGCACGGGGCAGGCAGCCAAGCCTCATGTGGGGGAGGGTGGTGGAGATCTATATATCCTCCATCCAGAGGGCCAGGTGCCAAGACGAGATCCGTCCAAGGGCCTCAATCTAGTCCGAGTCTATCCCAACACACCCTCCCTGGATCTTACTCTCAATCTGACCCACTCAGGTGACACTGACTCTCACCCAGACAAGATTAGGATGGTCCGGAACTTCTCGGACCCCTCCATCGGGGACAGGTATGGGGTGGGGTGCAACACCTCATCAGTGGACGAGCTGGACGAGGGGGTGGGGGGCACGCCGGAGTACCTTGGCGACACGGGAGATGAGCAGAGTGTCCTGTCTGTGGACATTCAAACCAGTACGACTAGCCTGTCCTCGGCAGACACAAACGACGATAGGGGGGCGCCGGACGCCACTACCACAGAGAATGGGATCGGGATCTCAGTGAAGAAGAGCGAGGATGAGGGGAAGGAAGGGGAAGACGATGACGTGCAGAGCGTCACAGACTCTATGGTGGCAGAAGCTCTGGCAGCTCTAGAGGCAGCGACTGCCGGGGAGGACTAACTGTCAAAAACCTCTTAATAGGTCCAAAAAACCACAATCTAACATCTATTCAGCTTCAGTATCCGATGGGGCTGAATGAGGAGATTCTGATGTATCTTTTAACATGTCACATGGGTATATCAATGTTGTCTGCACTctcaggagaaggagagaagactCTTGGCGCTCGACTGTGAATATTCCCCGCGTCCTAATCCCCAATATATGGTACATATTAAACTTCCTGGTCTTCAGCTGTACAATCTACATTTCTATGTTCCACCAGCACAGCTTCTAGAACTTCTATCTCTATATTCTGTCCTATAAAATGCAGCTCTGCACAGCTTCTAGAACTTCTATCTCTATATTCTGTCCTATAAAATGCAGCTCTGCACAGCTTCTAGAACTTGTATCTCTATATTCTGTCCTATAAAATGCAGCTCTGCACAGCTTCTAGAACGTCTATCTCTATATTCTGTCAGTACTTGCCATGGCTTTGTTTGTCTTCAGGGAGCTTTGCTGTGCTTCATTATATAAACACACTGACAGGCCATCTCCAGCTAGCTACCTATTGGTGTATCgtatccatgttgttgttgttgttgtttacctatTTTACTATGTTATTTATATAATGACTGGTTGGCCCAGACTTTTCTAGTTCAATACATGTCAGAGATAGCTTGTTTAGCTAAGATTCCACTCCCTGCACTCCTTTCACAATGACGCACAgtgcaaggagtggaatgttagctaaacagactggcacccaggctatgtCAGAGACATTTCCCAAACTCTGTAGAGGAGAGCGGACATGTTAAAGACCATAGAGAGAGGTAGTCTGTTCACTTTACAACCTCCCATTGTGGAGCATACTGGGCTGACCTCATGACACCTTACGACAGGaagtaggtatatatatatatatatcacagatATACGTAGCATCTCTGTATCCTGTTTTCCCTCGAATGCAAACATTCCACATTTGCGATGGGTCTTTGTTTCAGTGAAGGAGAATTATATTGACTGTCCTTTTAAACTCTTTGTTTGTTTGCCAAAATCATTTCTATTCAAATGTATATGTACATAAAATGCATTTAGAAGTTTAATTTGCTATGTACTGTCAAGAAGccttaaattattttttaaatcaaagcACAGATGTTTTCAGGGgcacaatataaaaaaaaaacatttaaaaaaagacttggccatgtttctctgg
This Oncorhynchus clarkii lewisi isolate Uvic-CL-2024 chromosome 21, UVic_Ocla_1.0, whole genome shotgun sequence DNA region includes the following protein-coding sequences:
- the LOC139379489 gene encoding uncharacterized protein C4orf19 produces the protein MGCQCCRMLKSYIYDPTTQVDVHGRKRDPAESSLYQSHHLPGDSGNQFNIKQNQGFHNLGFSNKYTERGGGGSLKLEIDNNHINKLHAVPTNPERELGTGQAAKPHVGEGGGDLYILHPEGQVPRRDPSKGLNLVRVYPNTPSLDLTLNLTHSGDTDSHPDKIRMVRNFSDPSIGDRYGVGCNTSSVDELDEGVGGTPEYLGDTGDEQSVLSVDIQTSTTSLSSADTNDDRGAPDATTTENGIGISVKKSEDEGKEGEDDDVQSVTDSMVAEALAALEAATAGED